A stretch of Lutra lutra chromosome 9, mLutLut1.2, whole genome shotgun sequence DNA encodes these proteins:
- the CENPB gene encoding major centromere autoantigen B, producing MGPKRRQLTFREKSRIIQEVEENPDLRKGEIARRFNIPPSTLSTILKNKRAILASERKYGVASTCRKTNKLSPYDKLEGLLIAWFQQIRAAGLPVKGIILKEKALRIAEELGMDDFTASNGWLDRFRRRHGVVSCSGVARARSRSAAPRPPAAPASPPAVPSEGSGGGSTGWRAREEQPPSVAEGYASQDVFSAIETSLWYDFLPDQAAGLCGSDGRARRATQRLSVLLCANADGSEKLPPLVAGKSAKPRAGQAGLPCDYTANSKGGVTTQALAKYLKALDTRMAAESRRVLLLAGRLAAQSLDTSGLRHVQLAFFPPGTVQPLERGVVQQVKGHYRQAMLLKAMAALEGQDRSGLQLGLMEALHFVAAAWQAVEPSDIAACFREAGFGGGPNATITTALKSEGEEEEEEEEEEEEEEEEEEEGEGEEEEEEEEGEEEEGGEGEELGEEEEVEEEGDVDDSDEEEEEEEEESSSEGLEAEDWAQGVVEAGGSFGGYSAQEEAQCPTLHFLEGEEDSESDSEEEEEDEDDEEDEDDEDDEEDSDEVPVPSFGEAMAYFAMVKRYLTSFPIDDRVQSHILHLEHDLVHVTRKNHARQAGVRGLGHQS from the coding sequence ATGGGCCCCAAGCGGCGGCAGCTGACGTTCCGGGAGAAGTCGCGGATCATCCAGGAGGTGGAGGAGAACCCGGACCTGCGCAAGGGCGAGATCGCGCGGCGCTTCAACATCCCGCCGTCCACGCTGAGCACCATCCTGAAGAACAAGCGCGCCATCCTGGCGTCGGAGCGCAAGTACGGTGTGGCCTCCACCTGCCGCAAAACCAACAAGCTGTCCCCCTATGACAAGCTCGAGGGCTTGCTCATCGCCTGGTTCCAGCAGATCCGCGCCGCTGGCCTACCCGTCAAGGGCATCATCCTCAAGGAGAAGGCTCTGCGTATAGCCGAGGAGCTGGGCATGGACGACTTCACCGCCTCCAACGGTTGGCTGGACCGCTTCCGCCGGCGCCACGGTGTGGTGTCCTGCAGCGGTGTGGCCCGCGCCCGGTCGCGCAGTGccgccccccggcccccagcGGCTCCCGCCAGCCCGCCTGCGGTGCCCTCGGAGGGCAGCGGCGGGGGTTCGACGGGCTGGCGCGCTCGGGAGGAGCAGCCGCCGTCGGTGGCCGAGGGCTACGCCTCCCAGGACGTGTTCAGCGCCATCGAGACGAGTCTGTGGTACGACTTCCTCCCCGACCAGGCTGCGGGGCTATGCGGCAGCGATGGACGGGCGCGCAGGGCCACCCAGCGCCTCAGTGTCCTGCTGTGCGCCAACGCAGACGGCAGCGAGAAGCTGCCCCCACTCGTGGCCGGCAAGTCGGCCAAGCCCCGTGCAGGCCAAGCCGGCCTGCCCTGCGACTACACCGCCAACTCCAAGGGTGGTGTCACCACCCAGGCCCTGGCCAAGTACCTGAAGGCCCTGGACACTCGCATGGCCGCAGAATCTCGCCGAGTCCTGCTGCTGGCAGGCCGCCTGGCTGCCCAGTCCCTGGATACCTCGGGCTTGCGACACGTACAGCTGGCCTTTTTCCCTCCGGGCACGGTGCAGCCGCTGGAGCGGGGAGTGGTCCAACAGGTGAAGGGCCACTACCGCCAGGCTATGTTACTCAAGGCCATGGCGGCGCTGGAAGGCCAGGATCGCTCAGGCCTGCAGCTAGGTTTGATGGAGGCCCTGCACTTTGTGGCTGCCGCCTGGCAGGCAGTGGAGCCCTCGGACATAGCTGCCTGCTTTCGGGAGGCTGGCTTCGGGGGTGGCCCAAatgccaccatcaccactgccctcaagagtgagggggaggaagaggaggaggaggaagaggaggaagaagaagaggaggaagaggaggaggagggtgaaggggaggaggaggaagaggaagaagaaggcgaggaggaggaagggggggaaggagaggagttgggggaggaagaggaggtggaagaggagggtGATGTGGATGAcagtgatgaggaggaggaggaggaggaggaagagagctcCTCCGAGGGGCTGGAGGCTGAGGATTGGGCCCAGGGGGTAGTGGAAGCCGGTGGCAGCTTCGGGGGCTACAGTGCCCAAGAGGAGGCCCAGTGCCCTACCCTCCATTTTTTGGAGGGTGAAGAGGACTCTGAGTCTGacagtgaggaagaggaggaagatgaggatgaTGAGGAGGATGAAGATGATGAAGACGATGAGGAGGATAGTGATGAGGTGCCTGTGCCCAGCTTTGGGGAAGCCATGGCCTACTTCGCTATGGTCAAGAGGTACCTGACTTCCTTCCCCATTGACGACCGAGTGCAGAGCCACATCCTTCACTTGGAACATGATCTGGTCCATGTGACCAGGAAGAACCACGCCAGGCAGGCGGGAGTTCGGGGTCTTGGACATCAAAGCTGA